GCTGTCTGCACAATTGTGTGCCAAGGAATTCTATTAGGGTTCTTTTTTGACCACAGCTAAGAAGCTGAATAATGTCTCCTAACAAAATGCCCCTCTTTACCTCTTCAGTTATAATGAACACAATGGCACTGGGAAAATGCTTCTTTAGCTACATTTAGTACATTTAATTTAAGCTTTAAATGTACACTGGGTATACTGTGAGTATAACTGCTGGCCATGTAGTTGTGTACCAGTTTATACTAACACTTGATGTACAGTGTTGCTGCCAGAGCAAATGTACTGTTTATCTCCCTAAGGATCCATAATGTTCTCTCTGTCTGAGTTATCCTATCTAATTACCTTTTTTCTCTGGCTATTTCAGAATTAGCTTTTCGTTATTTGGCAGAATTTATGCTGCGAATGGCCCCAAAATAAATTCCGTTTGGCCCAGAACTGAATTAGTTTGACAATATTATGGGATTGGGTGTTCACTGCTTTGTAGAAGTGCTGAATAAAATCCTAGTAGCATTCATTCACTGAATGAAGAGCAgtaagtaagaaagaaaaaaaaaaaaacaggttaaacTCTTTCAGTCtggtgtagtgattaaggcttGGGATACTGGACGTCAAACTCCCATCCTGGTTTCATTTCTGAATGGACCAGACTTTCTCACAGACCTGAACTGAATTATGAGAAATTTGTAAGTTAATTTATAATCTTTTATTAATGAAGCATTTTAGCCTAGTTGAGGCTGATGATAGGCTAGAACCAAATATAGACTGGTGCCAGTCTAATGCAgaatacattcacacacacacactttggacCATAAAGCACTGCTTTATTGTTGACAATCATTGTAACACTTCTCTGGGACTGGGAGAAAAAGAAAGGGGCATCTAAGGATATCCCAGATATACATGGACcagaatttgttttgctttacaacaaagaaaaaaagctgaATTATTTTTAACCAAAATGTGGGACACCAACAATAGATAGAAGCATAAAATTCaatcagtttttaaatatttaatatttgtcaCTGGGTAATACAAGGGTAAATTCAAATAAACTTTTAATAAGCAATATGGTGGTGGAGTAGGGTAATGCTGCCACCCTGTGGATTTTGTCAGTGTGGAgcctgtatgttctccctgtgtctttgtcatttttcttcCAGGTACACGACATCACCActgatgtgcaggttaggttgatgaGTAATTCTAACCTGACCCTTGGGTGGGCCCTGCAAATAACTGATGTCCCGACGTTCAGTgctgtttcctgacttgtgcccaaaTTCTGTCAGCATAGGCTCTGGTCCACTGTGACCCTGAATCCCATTAAAtggcatattttaaatatatggtaaatagaaaatgaaacactTACAGCAATGGTATTTGACCAGTTTTTAACAACTTCCTTAGAACGTTCATGCAGACTTTCCTTTTCACACCTTACTTGTTGTAACCATTCAGCCTCCCTGTTAACTTTGTTGATGTTCTCCTGAATCCTTTGCCATTCAGCTTTTGGTAGAATGGTGACCTGTTGAAGATCGTGAAAGTCAACAGGTACATGTTGCTGGGTCAGCATTTGTGttgctgaaaaagaaaatgtggaaaggtgTTTGAAATGCATGTTCAGAATAGGTTTTGTAACATAATAGTtgttaaaagattcagcatatatCGCACACGCTAGCAAATGTTATACTTGTCATTAATTAGTCTACTAAAGGACACAAGAAGAAATTCAGAAAACTGTACACAGTTCAATGAACAGTATTCATGCGCTGCTCAGATTTTTATATTTAGTCTTTGGATGCTGAAAAAACACTATTACTCATGAGGCATTGCTGCTATTTAGTCCAACTTTTAATTTGtgtcattttaaattacatttattatacataaacCTTTTTTCTTATCCAAAATAACCAGTTTCACACTTGACCGCTCCATGCAATCTTACTGTAGAACAAGTACTTGTAGAACTTTCTGGTAAAATGTGGGACTTGCATTGTTTCACCGCTGTCTCACAAGTGCCACAGGCCAGTTACTGTCTTTACATTTTGGTTCAGATTTGATctaaactttagcaagagctgtTTATTTCCAGTTGCTATTATAGTTCAGTTTTTACTTGCATATAAATTGAGGCTTTTTAATTCAGTTGTGTGTTCAGGGAGGTATGGGGGCCACAGTTCTAATGCTACAGCATCAGAGAGGAGAGTTTAATAATCACAAGgattaatgaatgaattaattaatgacatTTATGCAGCACTTTTTTTAACCTACTCTGCACTTGGAGAGCCGTGGCTTTCCTGGCAAGGTTGATGGTCTTGAAGCAAAAAATTCCAGTTTTAAAGAAagtatgatttttaaataaatgtaaacctaAAATTTCTGTAATTGTTGTACTACACCGTTAGATATTAGAGCTGCAATTCTCAACCTTATGCAGTAggtgaagaaacaaacaaataaattggGGCTGTTCAGGGAGTATTGAACCTTAGAAGGACCATCGATCACACAGTGTCCAAACCCGAGTCTTTATGGTCAGCTTTGATTCAGTCTCACCAGTCTGTCAAACGGTGCTTCTGCTGCGAGACTACACTAAGGTCTCACTCAGCTGACCTTGCTCTCCTCATCCATATCCAAACCCCAAGCCATTTTGAACTCTCCCACCATTCTCATGGGGTTCAAGGTAATGGCTCCATAATGCTTCCCACCTCATTGATCCAACTGATGCAAAAATCGAGACTGCTCGAGAAGTTTGTGCCAAGACAAAAAGATTGTCGTGACAAAGAGTGTCTTAACAGGATGGTGAGATGGCACGTCAAGAAAAATGGTTGAGAAACCCTGATCTGGAGCTATGCTGTGACATTTCATCACATATGAACCTGAATGGATTAATAGTCTGTTCTAGTTAACAATTCACTTTAATAGGTCTACTATTATCTGAAatcatgatgggtgactactgttagCAGTAACTAAGATCCAAGATCATCTGCCGCTTCACAGCATTGTGTTGATATGTTAGTTGTAATGACCAGATGCTATAACTTTTTAGGGGCTTTGGTTTAAAGAATTTTGGAAACCGTGGCACTGATCCTTTTTCCAGACCACTAAGTAGCAACCAACCATCAGTTCCAATCTGAACACACATTTCTCTTTGCATATTAACTatttatgctaagaacagatctgTGGCAGAGATTGTAGGATAAGAACAAGCATCCCGGCCAGGGAGGAGCATGGTTTATTTACCAGGACAGGAGGCCTAAGCTTGTGTCAATAAATATTCTTTATCACACCAACATGTGGTGTATTGCTATGTCTGTGATTTGGAGCTCTTTGGTACCCCATTGTGGTCACAATATAGTCAGGGTAAGCAGGAACACCAAACAGTGCTGTGTGTGCATGGCCACCGGCGAGAGAAAGATGTGCATCCTTACCAAACCGTGCAGAAGGAAAtgagatccatccattatccaacctgctatatcctaactacattaTCACACGGGGGGTGGGgggccagcacaaggcaggaacaccgcagggcgcacacacacacaacacaccctctcaccaagcacacactagggacaatttgggatcaccaatgcacctaacatgcatgtctttggactgtgggaggaaactggcacACCCAGAGGAAGCctactcagacacggggagaagatgcaaacgccacgcagggaaggacccgggaatcgaacccgggtctccaaactgaggcagcagcgctacccactgcgccaccatgctgtgGAAATGAGATCTTATACTGTAATTCTGTGGCACAACTTGATGGAATGTAATTACCTACGGGTATTCAATTatgaaattaaagtgaaaatttaaataatataattcatCAGGTGCTTCTTGATGGCAAGTGTTTAATCCAAAATGTTTGTGCTTGCACTTGGAAGTGTGCATAATGCAGGACTTGTTCATCACATGATATTTATACAGATGTATAGAACAGTTTCAAGAACATTAAATCttatgaacacacgcacacactgccctgtttttaaatgaaatcactagggttttttttctttttctttttcataaatgtcCAGCAGGAAAtgttgttgctttattttttttaaaagtggcaTTACACATTATGGAAAGCTACAAGTATTATGATGATATGCTGTCCCATAACACTAGATTTATGTGTAAATGCCTTATTTTTCCTGTTAACTTTTCCTTCAgtattttttgcagcattttaagTACCATCAATTTATCCACTAAAAAGgatgcaaaaaatgttttatcagtAATTGTAAGGTACAACCAACAATTACCTTTTCCATCACCTACATCAACAAGTATTTCTAAATGTTAAATCAACTCTTTCAATGCAAATCCAATTACTGTGTGGTAAAGTAATGGGCCTACACAAATCCAGCATGGTTAcgaaaaaattaaacacattttaccCATGCCACCATAAATAATTAACAACATGCGTAGGAAGTTTAAGTATCCCTACTATTGGCACGCTTTGTCCAACATAGGCAGTGCGACATCTGAATATCAGCATAAGACATTGGCATTGACACATCAACTTGTGAATCATCGTTACTTCAGTAATAACAAGATATGAGCTGACACCAAGTTTACTGCAAATTTATCACTCTGTGTGCACTGATAGCCACATCTAATATGGTAATTATTTCCTGGCTGTAGTCTGTCTGCTTTCTAAAGATACATCACTTTTCACTCAAGCTACACACTTAGAAAATAAATGATTCATTTACAAAAATTTAACATAATTTTCCACTCATgtaacgggagcagccagaagaagttGTTGATCCCTACTCTAAAGAATTAAAATATGGCCATATAAcctacggtggcacagtggtagtgctgctgcctcatggtaaagagacctgggttcagttcccaggtcctccctgcgtggagtttgcatgttctccccgtgtccgtgtgggttcctccgagtgctccggtttcctcccacagtccaaagacatgcaggttaggtgcattggcgatcctaaattgtccctagtgtgtgattggtgtgtgtgtgccctgcagtgggctggcgccctatccggggtttgttcctgccttgcaccctgtcttgactggtattggctccagcagactcctgtgaccctgtgttaggatataacgtgTTGGACAATGTCTGACTTACATATAACCTACACCTTCTGCTCACATTACTGAAATCTGTTATTTTTCTAATAGCAAGATATTCTCACCATCATTTTCTTATTCTCTTAATTAGTTCAAGATCCAGAGGAACTGGTGCCTATCCTGAGAGCATTGGGTGCAAGATATCAAGTGGCTCTTGTCTGGCCATGCCATTCCATTACTAGCCAGTAGGTGGAATCATGCACACATCTACATGAACAAGACCCGCTACAAAGAACAGACACGTTTCCTAGTAACCATAAGGATGAACCTTCTAACCAGCACTCCTGAGCCACCCAGTCATTCTCAAATTCACCTGATCCAATTTCTGGTCATGAGGCAAACTGAAGCTTATCCTTACAGCATTGCGTATACGCAACACACTCTGGTTGGAGTAGCCTCATTAGCTTGGAGCCTCGCAAGTATAAAAGCAGCACTGAGCTAACtgatacactcttaaaaataaaggtgccaaaatgGTTCTTCAGACCGATACcttaggggaaccatttttggttgctAAAAGAACCACCCACATGATGGTTCCaagaagaacttttatttatttagatccataatatGCCCCATAAATTGTCATGAAAaggtgataacagatttgtgatatAAAAATTCCTTCGTGATCTTAAAATTACTCTGCGCACAGATTCAGTTCAGGTAATCCTGATCTGTTGTATCTTACCAGATAGCCTACTACATATAAATTAGGTTTTGTCCACATACagtattaggaaccttttcaaaggcCATTGAACCaactccattaaaaaaaaaaaaaaccttcacggAATGAAATAATTCTTTGTCAAGCAGCGACAGGAACCATACAACCCAGGAAAACACCGGAGTGTAGGTGCACACTAGACACCACTACTCACTCATACAGGACAATTCTAAGTTAAAATGCAATATTTGAGAGAAAACGTAAGCACCAGGGGAAAAGCAGACAAAGAGAAGCCTTGTGAATTCGATCTATCTCTTCGGGCCGCTAGTTAGTTAGTTCTGTCCACATATAATTAATTACGAGTAGAAAACGTCGCCACGCTTAAACTTACGTGTGCTTTCTCTACTTCTCCCCTTTCGTCGTCCGTACTGTACCACTTCGACTGCTGCCATTTATTCAGAGCCTcctctttttaaatatatacaataagaggtactttattttttcattttacgaAGAAAGGTGACAAACTTCCCGCAACCTCCTTCAGTCAACTTCGGAGTTGCGTCCTCGGTCGCTTAGTAACCGCGGGAAAACTGTAACTTAGCAACATACAGTCACGCGAGAAGACATACCCGGCAAATCGGCATTTGGTTACGTCACTTCCGCGTATGAGATTGTAATATGTGTAGGATTCAGATTGCCGCCGCCACTTCTCCGGTTTCTTTCAAGCAACAGTGCTGTTTTTCTCGAGGTATGCAGTTGAACGTTTGACGTATCATCAGTAATTATGTGTACGTGAAAGCAGTGGCCAGCGAGATAGAAATGTTTCGAGTGAAGAGCAGGTTTAAATAATGCTGTTTGTTATTTAATATCTGGACTCTTAAGAGGTGTTGTGTTGTAACTAATAGTTATTTCGAAACTGGCACCAGCACTGTAGCATTTTTTTACTCGCGCTTCGTAGTTCTGTTCACGGCTGTAGTAAAGTGCATGTCGTGTTCGATCTGTTTCATTGATCGTGTGAATTTGTTCTCATTAATTAGCAATCGAAATACGCAAATTTTGAACCTGGTATGTTCCTTTGTAGACTTAATATCAGTTGTAAGCTAGTagaaaagaaattatatttagaaaagtgaCACGTTTCCAGAGTAGCCAATTAAGTGACAACATTTTAGCAGTCGTCGTTTGGTAATCGTGAACGTGGATTAGGCGGAATCCTAGTTGAAAATCCTAGATTTCCTGCCTGAGTGTTCGACCGTTCAGCCGCACGTAACACATCTACAATGTTTATTGTACTATAGAAGCAAACACTTGATGGGTATTGTGTGTGCCTGTTAATACGTTCACCATAAACAGCAATGACGTGCATATCAGACGCTTTTATGTGAGGTGTTACTgtacacagttttgttttaacaaagCGGTGGGTTCACGCAGTTTAGGCCAACCTCAAAGCTATGTATGCCATACTAGGAAAAAATGAGCAAGCAAAGCTATAATACTGTCAAACGTATAAGCTTGGAGTCAAATTTACATAAAACTATTCATTCTGAAGGGTGTGAgcaattaatgtattttttttaatttgatatactttactaatccccaaGGGGGAAATTTTCTTTCCATACATTAAATGAAATGTTTGATGCACCAATAATGTATCTATATGCCTTTCTTCTGTCTCTCAAGCATTATCTTCTGCCTAAAGgtattgtttgtttataaaacattcAACACTATTGCGTTCATTTTAATCTAGGctgatattttcttttaacatatttGTGTTGCTTTAtgctaggaggaggaggaggtctcCATAAAGAAATACACTTTGAGTAAACAGCAATGAAGACCCTGGTGGTGCTGGACTTTGACCATACGGTGATAGATGACAACAGCGACACGTGGGTCATTAAGTGTACGCCTGAGCAGGCTTTGCCATACGGGCTACAAAACACATATGAAATGGGAAAATGGACGGAATACATGGGGAGAGTCTTTTCGTATATAGGAGACCTGGGGATCAAAGAAGACGCAATTAGGAGCGTAATGGAAACGGTACCTTATACAGATGGAATGATCGAGCTCCTGCGTTTCATCAGTGAAAACAAAGAAGCACTTGACTGCATCATCATTTCAGATGCCAATACTCTTTTTATTGAATGGATTTTGCATGCTGCCGATATGCATTGTGCTATAGACAAAATATTTACCAATCCTGCATCTTTTGATGATAGAGGTTACCTTACTGTTGGGTGCTTTCATTCACACAGCTGCACACAATGCCCTGTTAACCTCTGCAAAAGGAAAGTCTTACAAAGCTTTATTGAGAGGCAGTTAACAGACGGTGTAAAATACCAGCGGGT
This portion of the Polypterus senegalus isolate Bchr_013 chromosome 6, ASM1683550v1, whole genome shotgun sequence genome encodes:
- the phospho2 gene encoding pyridoxal phosphate phosphatase PHOSPHO2, which gives rise to MKTLVVLDFDHTVIDDNSDTWVIKCTPEQALPYGLQNTYEMGKWTEYMGRVFSYIGDLGIKEDAIRSVMETVPYTDGMIELLRFISENKEALDCIIISDANTLFIEWILHAADMHCAIDKIFTNPASFDDRGYLTVGCFHSHSCTQCPVNLCKRKVLQSFIERQLTDGVKYQRVIYVGDGRNDFCPTNCLKQCDVVMPRKGFALDKIISEVNLKNCESLNPRVVPWTSGADIIHVINSQ